The sequence below is a genomic window from Desulfobulbus oligotrophicus.
ACTTACCAGCTCGGGGCGCTTCAGCTGTGGTTGCTCGGACCGGATCTGAGCATCCGGTCGATGAAGAACAAGAGCCGCCGTCCATATCCTGGATACGAGGTGCCCTGTCAGACTCCGCCACCTCAGGTAACTGATCAGCGAACAACACCTGTTCAGCCAGCAGGATATCATCCTCCATAAAGGCAAGAGAACGGGTAATACAGTTACGCAACTCACGGATATTTCCCGGCCATGGATAATTACAGAGTTTTTCAAGAGCTCCACGACTTATTCTGGCTGGTTCCTGTCCGGTTAAAATAGAATTTTCATCAAGAAAATGCTTGATGAGGATTGGAATATCTTCCTTGCGCTGACGAAGTGCCGGGGTATTGATGGTAATGACGGCCAATCGATAGTACAGATCTTCACGGAATTTTCCGGCAGCGGCACATTGCAGCAGATCGATATTGGTTGCCGCAATAATTCGAGCGTCGAACGCCACATCCTTGTCTGAACCCAGCGGTCGTATTCGTCGTACCGAAAGCGCACGCAAGAGGGCCTGCTGTACCCGAGGCGAGGCATTCCCGATCTCGTCAAGATGAAGTGTGCCGCCTGAAGCCGCTACAAAGGCTCCTTTACGATCAGAATGAGCCTCGGTAAATGCTCCTTTTACATGCCCAAACAGAGCATCCATCAACAAATTCTCATCAAGTGCACCACAGTTGATTGAAATAAAAGGCCCATCAGCTCTATGCCCCATTGAGTGAATAGCCTCGGCAGTCAGCTCTTTCCCCGTGCCCGTTTCTCCTACAATCAAAACATCTGCCAACACCCGGGCGGCTTTCCGGATTTGCTGCCGTAACCGGTTTATTGCCGGACCACTGCCGACAATACCATAAAGAGACATTGTTGATGATCTGGGGTCAATAGAAGATTTTTGCAAAATTCCAGCTTCAAAATCAACCGGTTGCCTCATCCGATCCTCTTCTCGTATCCCCTCTTGCAAAAGTTTATCACTACGCACAATTTTCAATTGTGTAAGAAGGATGTTGATGGGGCGTTGCAGTTGATGAAGTTCGTCAAACAACGGTGCAACCGTCAGGGGAGTTACATCATCACCACTGGTACGTTGCTCAATTTCCTCCTGCAAAAGTCGCACGGAGCGAGTAATACGATACCCGATGAAATACATGGCCATGAAAGTCAAGAAAACTCCAACCCCTAAACAAAAAGCGAGCAGGCTTGCAATTTTGTGAGTGGCAGCCATAAAGACAAAACTTGTATCCACACACCCTATCCCACCAACAACTCGGCGAAGTTCTGCATTTTCAGAAAAAACGATGGGAACATAACTGAGGTATAAATCGCGATCACGACCGTTTGGAGACAAAAAGGTACCGGAAACCAGGGTTTGGCCGGCAACACCGGCCTGCACATTGGCAATCATCTCCCAAAAAAGATTATGCGCTGCTGCTGGACGAAAGGCAGTGGAAAACCCGGGCCTGCCGATATCACCCTGCAGGCCGACGCGCAATGTATCGACCGACAACTCATTATGTGCCCCCTCTAAAGATTCGGATTGAAAGAGCAGCCAGCCGGAAGCATCAAAAAAAAAGCCCCTTTTATGTTCATTCTCCTGAGGGAAAAGAAAGAGCGGCGACAATCTTGAAGCGTGTAACGAAATGATATCTCGAATTTTTCGTAGATCAAGGGAGAGCGTCAGCCGACCTTTAAAAATCTTGTCAGCATCATAGACAGAGGTGGTCAACCGGATAACATGCATGGTCAGCCCACTCATCTCTCCCTGAACATGAACGGAAGGATAGACCGCCTCCATGGGATCACTTATCTGGACGTGGCCTTCCGGTTTGTCAACAAATTGAGTGCGCCCGGAGAAAATATCGAATTTTGCGCCTAATATCTGTTCTACGGCCACAGATTCTATGGTCTGCCCGGTATTAACAAGTACAAATCGTTCTGCCACAGCCTGGCCCTGAAAAGCTATTTCCTTATACCGACTCCGTTCCTCTGCTGTTTTTGCCTGCAGATGCTGCATTATCGACTCCGGGCTCAGTGGCATGCGAGCCAGGTACTGCAGCTCGTTTTGAGCGGCGACT
It includes:
- a CDS encoding sigma 54-interacting transcriptional regulator — protein: MRFLYPPLFRPVIRKRGTFLTWGVTKILIFIGIFLVGTVLTGTIVSVYFVVSTSLDQAYSRNARTRALAQAYEINQLLVAAQNELQYLARMPLSPESIMQHLQAKTAEERSRYKEIAFQGQAVAERFVLVNTGQTIESVAVEQILGAKFDIFSGRTQFVDKPEGHVQISDPMEAVYPSVHVQGEMSGLTMHVIRLTTSVYDADKIFKGRLTLSLDLRKIRDIISLHASRLSPLFLFPQENEHKRGFFFDASGWLLFQSESLEGAHNELSVDTLRVGLQGDIGRPGFSTAFRPAAAHNLFWEMIANVQAGVAGQTLVSGTFLSPNGRDRDLYLSYVPIVFSENAELRRVVGGIGCVDTSFVFMAATHKIASLLAFCLGVGVFLTFMAMYFIGYRITRSVRLLQEEIEQRTSGDDVTPLTVAPLFDELHQLQRPINILLTQLKIVRSDKLLQEGIREEDRMRQPVDFEAGILQKSSIDPRSSTMSLYGIVGSGPAINRLRQQIRKAARVLADVLIVGETGTGKELTAEAIHSMGHRADGPFISINCGALDENLLMDALFGHVKGAFTEAHSDRKGAFVAASGGTLHLDEIGNASPRVQQALLRALSVRRIRPLGSDKDVAFDARIIAATNIDLLQCAAAGKFREDLYYRLAVITINTPALRQRKEDIPILIKHFLDENSILTGQEPARISRGALEKLCNYPWPGNIRELRNCITRSLAFMEDDILLAEQVLFADQLPEVAESDRAPRIQDMDGGSCSSSTGCSDPVRATTAEAPRAGKWVSGETPEIVLNARQRKVWPIILRQGEITRSEYQEAVGELISIRTAQYDLRDLVTRGLLEKAGRGPSSRYLLARLSTN